A window of the Rhodoflexus caldus genome harbors these coding sequences:
- the accC gene encoding acetyl-CoA carboxylase biotin carboxylase subunit, with protein MRKIHKILVANRGEIALRVMRTAREMGIQTVAVYSEADRNAPHVRFADEAVCIGPPPSAQSYLLMDKLIEISLQMGVDAIHPGYGFLSENAVFSRKVSEAGLIFIGPSPESIEMMGSKLSAKLAAKRYNIPLVPGTEEAISDIAAAKQRAAEIGYPVLIKASAGGGGKGMRLVHHEEEFEEQMHRAISEAQAAFGDGAVFIEKFVTAPRHIEIQVLGDKHGNIIHLFERECSIQRRHQKVIEEAPSAVLTPEIRAAMGKCAVDVARACNYYGAGTVEFIVNDKLEFYFLEMNTRLQVEHPVTEMITGVDLVRQQILVAEGHALAIRQEDLQIKGHAIEVRVCAEDPANNFLPDIGKLHTYVRPQGPGIRVDDGFEQGMDIPIYYDPMIAKLIVHAEDRNKAIAKMLRAIEEYQITGIQTTLGFCTYVLNHEAFISGQFDTKFVEKYFTPEVLQSTNRPEEERVAAALAAFLLAQGTGTPAVIATAPPTTAATSAWKRRARM; from the coding sequence ATGCGCAAGATACATAAGATTCTGGTTGCCAACCGTGGCGAAATTGCATTGCGTGTGATGCGTACCGCACGCGAAATGGGTATTCAAACCGTTGCTGTGTACAGCGAAGCCGACCGCAATGCGCCGCACGTGCGTTTTGCCGATGAGGCTGTTTGCATTGGCCCTCCGCCCTCTGCCCAATCTTACTTGCTGATGGATAAACTCATTGAAATCAGCCTGCAAATGGGCGTAGATGCCATTCATCCGGGCTACGGTTTTCTTTCCGAGAATGCTGTTTTTTCGCGCAAGGTCAGCGAAGCAGGGCTGATTTTCATCGGCCCTTCGCCCGAGTCTATCGAGATGATGGGCAGCAAACTTTCAGCCAAGTTGGCCGCCAAACGCTATAACATTCCGCTTGTGCCCGGCACAGAGGAAGCCATTAGCGACATTGCGGCAGCTAAACAGCGCGCGGCGGAAATCGGCTACCCCGTGCTGATTAAAGCCAGTGCAGGCGGCGGCGGCAAAGGGATGCGCCTTGTGCACCACGAAGAAGAATTTGAGGAGCAAATGCATCGCGCCATCAGCGAAGCACAGGCAGCGTTCGGCGACGGGGCAGTTTTCATTGAAAAATTTGTTACCGCACCGCGACATATCGAGATTCAGGTGCTGGGCGATAAACACGGCAATATCATCCACTTGTTCGAGCGCGAGTGCTCCATCCAGCGCCGCCATCAGAAGGTGATAGAAGAAGCGCCTTCCGCCGTGCTGACTCCCGAAATTCGCGCAGCAATGGGCAAATGTGCCGTAGATGTGGCGCGAGCCTGCAACTACTACGGTGCGGGAACGGTAGAATTTATCGTCAATGACAAGCTGGAGTTTTATTTCCTTGAAATGAATACGCGCCTGCAAGTGGAGCACCCCGTTACGGAGATGATTACGGGTGTAGATTTGGTGCGTCAGCAAATTTTGGTTGCCGAAGGGCACGCATTGGCAATTCGTCAGGAAGACCTGCAAATTAAAGGTCATGCCATTGAGGTGCGCGTATGTGCCGAAGACCCTGCCAACAACTTCCTGCCCGATATCGGCAAGCTGCATACCTACGTGCGCCCGCAAGGGCCGGGCATCCGCGTAGATGACGGCTTCGAGCAAGGCATGGACATCCCGATTTACTACGACCCGATGATTGCCAAACTGATTGTCCACGCCGAAGACCGCAACAAAGCCATTGCTAAAATGCTGCGGGCAATTGAGGAATACCAAATTACGGGTATTCAGACGACGCTCGGTTTCTGTACCTACGTACTGAACCACGAGGCATTCATCAGCGGACAATTTGACACCAAGTTTGTAGAAAAATATTTCACCCCTGAGGTTCTGCAAAGTACTAACCGCCCCGAAGAGGAGCGCGTGGCAGCGGCATTGGCTGCTTTCCTGTTAGCACAAGGAACCGGCACGCCTGCCGTTATCGCAACTGCCCCGCCAACTACGGCAGCAACTTCTGCATGGAAACGTCGTGCGCGAATGTAA
- a CDS encoding SDR family NAD(P)-dependent oxidoreductase: protein MEITAVTMNSVIVTGSSGRIGAEICRLFKREGFFTIGLDRQPMQNADVHIQTDLNRLCTDEAYRQQLGQSLDELISRYPLKCLVNNAAEQLLNKTDDLTLEQWQTTLNVNLTAPFLLIQHCLPHLEATKGSVINVASIHRQLTKPRFVAYATSKSALVGLTKALAVDLAGRIRVNAISPAAIETPMLRAGFPNPDDYRKLNEIHPVGRIGQPDEVAEVAVFLASDKAGFINGADIQIDGGISGVLKDL, encoded by the coding sequence TTGGAAATTACAGCAGTAACCATGAACAGCGTAATTGTTACAGGCTCTTCGGGGCGAATCGGCGCAGAAATTTGCCGATTATTTAAACGGGAAGGATTTTTTACCATCGGTTTAGACCGGCAGCCCATGCAAAATGCCGATGTACACATACAAACCGACTTGAATCGCCTTTGTACCGATGAGGCCTATCGCCAACAGTTGGGGCAATCGTTAGACGAACTTATCAGCCGATACCCGCTGAAATGCTTGGTCAATAATGCGGCCGAACAGTTGTTGAACAAAACCGATGACCTGACATTAGAGCAGTGGCAAACCACGCTGAACGTAAACCTGACCGCACCTTTTTTGCTGATTCAGCATTGCTTGCCGCATTTGGAAGCAACCAAAGGGTCTGTGATTAATGTGGCAAGTATCCACAGGCAACTGACCAAGCCGCGTTTTGTGGCATATGCTACGAGCAAATCGGCATTAGTGGGGCTTACAAAGGCGCTGGCGGTTGATTTGGCAGGCCGCATCCGTGTAAATGCCATCAGCCCGGCAGCCATAGAAACCCCCATGCTGCGGGCAGGTTTCCCCAATCCTGACGATTACCGCAAACTCAATGAGATTCACCCCGTGGGGCGTATCGGGCAGCCCGATGAAGTGGCAGAGGTTGCCGTTTTTCTGGCATCCGACAAGGCAGGCTTTATCAACGGTGCCGATATTCAGATAGACGGCGGCATCAGTGGCGTGCTGAAAGATTTATAG
- a CDS encoding head GIN domain-containing protein, with translation MKRGLSLLLIAFIAVGLQSCFISIGDFISNGCISGNGITMTETRNHANFQKVRNSSSANIYISRGPSYSVSVRAESNILPNVRTRLNGATLEVDMIGCLTTRQEVAVYLTMPELNEVTTSGSGNIMSSDIWQTGSIVVVNTGSGSVSLGLNAASVRTEISGSGSVTLFNRAMQQDATITGSGSYHAATLNTEVARMIISGSGNANIAVNSSLTARLSGSGSVYYRGNPARVDVNATGSGRVVKM, from the coding sequence ATGAAACGGGGACTGTCCCTTTTGCTGATTGCCTTTATAGCGGTCGGCCTTCAAAGTTGTTTTATCAGCATTGGTGATTTTATTTCCAATGGTTGCATCAGCGGCAACGGTATTACCATGACCGAAACGCGCAACCATGCAAACTTCCAAAAAGTCAGAAACTCTTCTTCTGCAAATATCTACATCAGCCGAGGCCCTTCTTATTCAGTCAGTGTACGTGCAGAGAGTAATATTTTGCCCAATGTGCGTACCCGACTCAACGGCGCAACCCTTGAGGTAGATATGATTGGATGTCTGACAACACGTCAGGAAGTTGCTGTTTACCTTACCATGCCCGAACTGAACGAAGTAACTACGTCCGGTTCAGGAAATATTATGAGCAGTGATATTTGGCAAACCGGCTCGATAGTGGTAGTAAATACCGGCTCCGGCAGTGTCAGTCTTGGCTTAAATGCAGCATCTGTGCGTACTGAAATAAGCGGTTCTGGTTCTGTAACACTCTTTAACCGTGCCATGCAGCAAGATGCAACCATCACCGGCTCCGGCAGCTATCACGCAGCAACACTAAACACCGAAGTTGCACGTATGATAATCTCCGGTAGCGGAAATGCTAATATAGCAGTAAACAGCAGCCTCACTGCAAGGCTTTCGGGTAGCGGGTCGGTTTATTATCGCGGCAATCCTGCACGTGTTGATGTAAATGCAACAGGTTCAGGCAGAGTAGTGAAAATGTAA
- a CDS encoding tetratricopeptide repeat protein codes for MKKNSLSVAWLIGCLMMSLLAYAQPKTRFFFDEGERLMRAGKYEAAIASYTQSLKLKDNFIVFNSRGMAYERLGKFEEALADYNKALANFEQERAKRKMESDYTPTYHFNAGNANFGLKRYKEAVKHYNTFISIATAQRDIEAAQKAYINRGLCMEAAKDFEAAKQNYTKLISISPKYAPAYVRRGIIFNSENDFDAAMQDFDKAIALNPQEKTAYLHRAELKLNTKGPADALPDYNSYLNLAPNDPIALQSRATILIGMEQFKEAIKDYNKLLSLQPKAVNILTARAKAHKLDRNPEAAIADYTAALALQPNNLQVMLDRAALYRSTGRLNEALADLNKVLEVHTANAFAYDLRGRTLRGLGKLEEALKDYNKAISLDDKQADFFNNRGYLYNQMKKYAEAVKDFDKAINLDANFAYAYNNRAIAHYHLNQLPQAQADTRKSLALDPENAFAYHTLGLILLKEGKKQEAIQALENALRLKPDNQEFAATLAEARK; via the coding sequence ATGAAAAAAAATAGTTTATCCGTTGCTTGGCTCATCGGCTGCCTGATGATGAGCCTTTTGGCATATGCACAGCCCAAAACACGCTTCTTTTTTGACGAAGGCGAGCGCCTGATGCGCGCCGGCAAATACGAAGCCGCCATTGCCAGCTATACACAGTCGTTAAAGTTGAAAGATAACTTCATCGTATTCAACAGCCGCGGCATGGCCTACGAACGGCTTGGCAAGTTTGAAGAAGCACTCGCCGATTACAACAAAGCGCTGGCAAACTTTGAACAGGAACGTGCCAAACGCAAAATGGAGTCTGACTATACGCCCACCTACCATTTCAATGCAGGAAACGCCAATTTCGGACTGAAGCGCTACAAAGAAGCTGTTAAGCACTACAATACCTTTATTTCCATAGCCACTGCCCAGCGCGATATAGAGGCTGCTCAAAAAGCATATATCAATCGCGGCCTTTGTATGGAAGCCGCCAAAGACTTTGAAGCTGCCAAACAGAACTACACTAAACTCATCAGCATATCGCCCAAATATGCACCTGCCTACGTTCGGCGCGGCATCATTTTTAACTCCGAAAATGATTTTGATGCTGCCATGCAGGATTTTGACAAAGCCATTGCCCTCAACCCACAGGAAAAAACAGCCTACCTCCATCGGGCAGAGTTAAAATTGAACACCAAAGGGCCGGCCGATGCACTGCCCGACTACAACTCCTACCTGAATCTAGCACCCAACGACCCTATCGCTCTCCAATCAAGAGCCACCATACTGATAGGTATGGAACAGTTCAAGGAGGCCATCAAAGACTACAACAAACTGTTGAGCCTGCAACCCAAAGCGGTAAATATACTGACGGCACGCGCCAAAGCACATAAATTAGACCGCAACCCCGAAGCCGCCATTGCCGACTATACCGCTGCATTGGCACTGCAACCCAATAATCTTCAAGTAATGTTAGACCGCGCTGCGCTTTACCGAAGCACCGGAAGGCTCAACGAAGCACTTGCAGACCTGAATAAGGTATTAGAAGTGCACACGGCCAATGCTTTTGCCTACGACCTGCGCGGGCGCACTCTCCGCGGACTTGGCAAGTTGGAAGAAGCGCTGAAAGATTACAACAAAGCCATCAGCTTAGACGATAAGCAAGCCGACTTTTTCAATAACCGCGGATATCTGTACAACCAAATGAAAAAATATGCAGAAGCTGTAAAAGATTTTGATAAAGCTATCAACTTAGATGCCAACTTTGCCTATGCCTATAACAACCGCGCTATTGCCCATTATCACCTGAACCAACTGCCTCAGGCGCAAGCCGATACGCGAAAATCGCTGGCATTAGACCCCGAAAATGCTTTTGCCTACCACACCTTGGGGCTCATCCTTCTGAAAGAAGGCAAAAAACAGGAAGCCATCCAAGCGCTGGAAAATGCCCTGCGATTAAAACCTGATAATCAAGAATTTGCGGCCACACTGGCAGAAGCAAGAAAGTAA
- a CDS encoding sensor histidine kinase, with protein MAVVYLFAAHTAAQLLDVRQYGIAEGMPQANGNHMVQDKDGYLWIATQSGITRFDGKRFKTYTQRDGLVSDLATRLLIDSKGHLWIGTRNGLSYFNGNRFNNFQPLTQGGFAVDALCEDQKGNLWVGTERGLFLLVNGNLQFVALDEERLFRIYSICEDEEGVLWVGTAQGIYQIVNQSIARPVLLKGLNGTRISAIARDPEGQIWVATLNDLYRFSKTQRNVVDFSAEVPVKEIRALLPDNKGNIWIGSETEGLAFFDGTNFTTYRDENGIANTSLLSLLQDREDNIWVGTRSGILRINPKNPFLHYTASSGLTHDIFGITQDPATKTFWLASYGHGVYKFDGKKFQNYNFQKGLKDNCHFTITPDRKGKMWLASARNGVFYTNNGKFEQLVPDKILPNERIFSILEDSRGRLWFATRTHGAAMWDGKSIRYWNDSTAGLPGSVIALAEIPDSGIWTGNIDGGVSVITDNKAYRLFLPGDSLAKIMVRAIAYTDAKTIWLGTAGAGLVKIMLQPDGSFKRHYYNQADGLNSGNIYQMKLDSKGRLWVGAEKGINRISFNSKNEIAEIRSYGRKEGFIGMETNLNGIWEDNYGRIWFSTQMGITSYQPAKDQPMAYWPQVHINSISLFYKSVDWKNYTDSVNAAGLPLNLTLNHQDNHLSFSFHAIYFTNPDAVTYQYMLEGIDKDWSPATVTDEVHYPNLPPNKYRFMVRASIDGKNWTPQAAEFSFRIKPPFWQTPLAYGWLAAVVLGLAYAFYRWRVQELKQRQHELAEEVRLRTIEINRQTDEIRSQNERLLQQNKELIQAKQMIDKQRETLESEVEARTKELVHSMHQLERFAFMIAHNLRGPAARVLGLGAVLELMPLQTISIEEADIIYKLIYATHELDAVIRDMSQIIDINNNRNHILTKVVLAEEMEKVQIQLAGEIERLQAIVTTDFMSAPAVFAYEPYVFSILYQLVSNSLKFRQPQSRPIIEVRSCVHGKYTRIEVKDNGLGIDLEAYGEKLFSLYARFHFHVEGKGLGLCLVKTQVTALGGKIDVSSCVGEGTTFIIDLKPWKLQQ; from the coding sequence ATGGCTGTTGTGTATTTATTTGCCGCACATACAGCCGCACAATTGCTGGACGTGCGCCAATATGGCATAGCCGAAGGGATGCCACAGGCCAACGGCAACCACATGGTGCAAGATAAGGACGGTTACCTATGGATTGCGACTCAAAGCGGTATTACCCGTTTTGACGGTAAACGCTTCAAAACATACACCCAACGCGATGGTTTAGTCAGCGACCTTGCCACCCGATTGCTGATAGACAGCAAGGGGCATTTGTGGATTGGCACACGCAACGGTTTGAGCTATTTCAACGGCAATCGGTTCAACAACTTCCAACCACTCACCCAAGGAGGTTTTGCTGTAGATGCGCTTTGTGAAGACCAAAAAGGCAACCTGTGGGTAGGTACAGAGCGCGGCTTATTTCTACTGGTCAATGGCAATCTGCAATTTGTTGCCTTGGACGAAGAGCGGTTGTTCCGAATCTACAGCATCTGTGAAGACGAAGAAGGGGTGCTTTGGGTCGGTACTGCGCAGGGTATCTATCAAATTGTCAATCAGTCAATTGCACGTCCTGTTTTGCTCAAAGGGCTGAACGGTACGCGCATTTCGGCTATTGCACGCGACCCCGAAGGACAAATCTGGGTAGCAACACTCAATGATTTGTACCGATTCAGCAAAACCCAGCGCAATGTGGTTGATTTTTCAGCGGAAGTTCCCGTGAAAGAAATCAGGGCGCTGCTCCCTGACAATAAGGGCAATATCTGGATTGGCTCGGAAACAGAAGGGTTGGCATTTTTTGACGGAACGAATTTTACGACTTACAGAGATGAAAACGGTATTGCGAATACCTCTTTACTTAGTTTGCTGCAAGACCGCGAGGATAACATATGGGTAGGTACGCGCAGCGGCATCCTGCGGATTAATCCTAAAAACCCTTTTCTGCATTATACCGCAAGCTCGGGTTTAACGCACGATATTTTTGGCATTACCCAAGACCCGGCAACAAAAACCTTCTGGCTGGCATCTTACGGGCACGGGGTCTATAAATTTGACGGCAAAAAATTTCAGAACTACAATTTTCAAAAAGGGCTGAAAGACAATTGCCACTTTACCATCACGCCCGACCGCAAAGGCAAAATGTGGCTTGCATCGGCACGAAACGGGGTTTTTTACACGAACAACGGCAAGTTTGAGCAACTCGTTCCCGATAAAATACTGCCTAACGAACGCATTTTCAGCATATTGGAAGACAGCCGCGGGCGTTTGTGGTTTGCTACCCGCACACACGGAGCAGCCATGTGGGACGGTAAAAGCATCCGTTATTGGAACGACTCAACCGCCGGACTTCCAGGAAGCGTTATCGCACTTGCCGAAATTCCCGACAGCGGCATATGGACGGGCAATATTGACGGCGGCGTAAGTGTTATTACAGACAACAAGGCCTACCGTCTTTTTTTGCCCGGGGATTCGCTGGCAAAAATTATGGTCAGGGCTATTGCCTACACCGATGCTAAAACCATCTGGTTAGGAACGGCAGGTGCGGGTCTTGTTAAAATAATGCTCCAACCCGACGGCTCATTCAAACGGCATTATTACAACCAAGCCGACGGGCTCAATTCCGGCAACATTTACCAGATGAAACTCGACAGCAAGGGCAGGTTGTGGGTAGGTGCCGAAAAGGGTATCAATCGGATTAGTTTCAACAGCAAAAATGAGATTGCCGAAATACGCTCCTATGGCCGCAAAGAGGGCTTTATTGGCATGGAAACCAACCTGAACGGCATTTGGGAAGACAACTACGGGCGTATATGGTTCAGCACGCAAATGGGCATCACTTCCTATCAACCTGCAAAAGACCAACCGATGGCTTATTGGCCGCAAGTACACATTAATAGTATCAGCCTTTTTTACAAATCGGTTGATTGGAAAAATTATACAGACAGTGTAAATGCGGCCGGTTTGCCGCTGAATTTGACACTGAATCATCAGGATAATCACCTCAGTTTCAGTTTTCACGCTATTTACTTTACCAATCCTGATGCGGTAACGTATCAGTACATGCTGGAAGGAATAGACAAAGACTGGTCGCCGGCTACGGTTACAGACGAGGTGCACTACCCCAATCTGCCGCCCAATAAATACCGTTTCATGGTGCGGGCATCCATAGACGGTAAAAACTGGACACCGCAGGCAGCCGAGTTTTCCTTTCGCATCAAGCCCCCTTTTTGGCAAACCCCTTTGGCCTACGGATGGCTGGCAGCGGTTGTATTAGGGCTTGCTTATGCCTTCTATCGGTGGCGCGTGCAGGAGTTGAAGCAACGCCAGCACGAATTGGCAGAAGAAGTAAGGCTGCGCACCATTGAAATCAACAGGCAGACCGATGAAATCCGCAGCCAGAACGAGCGATTGTTGCAGCAAAACAAAGAACTGATACAAGCCAAACAGATGATCGACAAGCAGCGAGAAACGCTTGAATCGGAAGTAGAAGCGCGTACCAAAGAATTGGTTCACTCCATGCACCAGTTAGAGCGCTTTGCTTTTATGATAGCGCACAACCTGCGCGGGCCGGCGGCAAGAGTTTTGGGCTTGGGAGCAGTGCTCGAACTGATGCCGCTCCAAACCATCAGCATAGAAGAAGCCGATATTATTTACAAACTGATTTATGCTACCCACGAGTTAGATGCGGTCATTCGCGACATGAGTCAAATTATTGACATCAACAACAACCGCAACCACATACTAACCAAAGTGGTGCTGGCCGAAGAAATGGAAAAGGTGCAGATTCAGCTTGCAGGCGAGATAGAACGCTTGCAGGCAATCGTTACAACGGATTTTATGAGCGCGCCTGCCGTGTTTGCCTACGAGCCTTATGTGTTTAGTATTTTGTATCAACTTGTTAGTAACTCACTGAAATTCAGGCAACCGCAAAGTCGCCCCATTATTGAGGTCAGAAGTTGTGTGCATGGCAAATACACACGCATAGAAGTAAAAGATAACGGCTTGGGCATAGATTTGGAAGCATACGGCGAGAAACTGTTTTCACTCTATGCACGATTTCATTTTCATGTAGAAGGCAAAGGCTTGGGGCTTTGCTTAGTAAAAACGCAGGTTACGGCTTTGGGAGGCAAAATAGATGTCAGCAGCTGCGTTGGCGAAGGAACTACTTTTATCATAGATTTGAAGCCTTGGAAATTACAGCAGTAA
- a CDS encoding DUF2589 domain-containing protein → MPNLVAELNSLDFSVYIGGPLQAAVQAQNAASMAQASFIQAVGFETIQTDSGTATRLRYVDFSFKKSVANPDYGKTLEQLKQEGRVPSSATAIPGNIKVSERFLENDVTIKVPFLTMLTLPALRIEELTIDFNAKLTSTETSNVSSEFAANAELGINYKIVNFKASASYKRTSTNGTSVEKTYNMGVRVRAINDEIPAGLDRILTMLEDSIASVNG, encoded by the coding sequence ATGCCAAACTTAGTAGCCGAATTGAACAGTTTAGACTTTAGCGTCTACATAGGCGGGCCGCTGCAGGCAGCAGTACAAGCCCAAAATGCAGCATCAATGGCGCAAGCGAGCTTTATACAAGCCGTAGGCTTTGAAACCATCCAAACAGATTCCGGTACCGCTACTCGGTTGCGATACGTAGATTTTTCTTTCAAAAAATCTGTCGCCAACCCGGACTACGGTAAAACCTTAGAACAACTCAAACAGGAAGGGAGGGTTCCAAGTTCAGCAACCGCTATACCCGGTAACATCAAGGTAAGCGAGCGTTTTCTTGAAAACGATGTAACAATCAAGGTGCCGTTCCTAACCATGCTGACCCTGCCTGCCCTGCGAATCGAGGAACTTACCATCGATTTCAATGCGAAACTGACTTCTACGGAAACTTCCAATGTTTCCAGCGAGTTTGCGGCCAATGCAGAATTAGGCATTAATTACAAGATAGTCAATTTTAAAGCATCCGCATCATACAAACGGACTTCTACGAATGGTACAAGTGTAGAAAAAACCTACAATATGGGCGTTCGTGTCAGAGCAATTAACGATGAAATTCCTGCCGGTTTAGACAGAATCCTTACCATGCTCGAAGACAGTATTGCCAGCGTTAACGGCTGA
- a CDS encoding ParA family protein: MSTKVISFVTLKGGSGKTTLLMLTAAAIHNRTDKKLLVIDSDPQLSVKQIFLQENNPKSFDVFAINWAQPNPQEYFDKVLTLAKRKYDLIFMDLPPGRITDPTIYYSIMASDILIVPVVASQLDINATTAFLEQLPELKKDRPLKPLEVFGIINKQDQSIEYKHLSKLAGIGGLEIFYSTLSNLVRYKRGVSTFKDIANPADANDEFNRYFDEFRLKCFI, encoded by the coding sequence ATGAGTACCAAAGTTATCTCATTTGTAACCCTGAAAGGCGGTTCCGGCAAAACAACCCTGCTAATGCTGACTGCCGCTGCCATCCACAACCGAACAGATAAGAAGTTGCTCGTGATTGATTCTGACCCGCAACTTTCCGTCAAACAGATTTTTCTTCAAGAAAACAACCCAAAATCGTTTGATGTTTTTGCCATCAATTGGGCGCAGCCTAATCCGCAGGAATATTTTGATAAAGTACTGACGCTTGCCAAGCGAAAATACGACCTGATTTTCATGGACTTACCGCCGGGCAGAATCACCGACCCGACCATTTATTACAGCATCATGGCATCCGATATCCTGATTGTGCCTGTAGTTGCCAGCCAATTGGATATCAACGCCACCACTGCCTTTCTGGAACAACTGCCCGAACTGAAAAAAGACCGCCCGTTGAAGCCCTTAGAAGTTTTCGGAATAATCAACAAGCAAGACCAAAGCATTGAGTACAAACATTTGTCTAAATTGGCAGGTATTGGCGGGCTGGAAATTTTCTACTCTACGCTTTCCAACTTGGTGCGCTACAAGCGCGGTGTATCTACGTTCAAAGACATTGCCAATCCTGCCGACGCAAACGATGAATTCAATCGTTATTTTGACGAATTCCGACTGAAATGTTTCATTTAA
- a CDS encoding transglutaminase domain-containing protein has product MATWKYFSVLAIGLLIRTVHAQTLTPQEWGRQLRRDIPAEQDRAYAIYQWITRNISYDWEAYRAPVNPDQSPAAVLQRKKAVCEGFAALYHLLAREAGLACVQVRGVVKGIQYEVGDEIARPNHVWNAVRIDGHWELVDVTWGAGDGKNQLPNDTYFMISPEDLSFTHFPEEERWQLLERPITLHEFERKPIVYPIFSELQPQLLHNARELIIETSRDSLQIRLRTLPTAVFMAVVGTADGRQREISEGIQNRWGNVSISIDSLQQGQSYRLDIFAAASDTVRELRQMLTYFINYQGGAKYVTRPDSRVRVDSMTGMPTGFVQDYIALQQQKDYAGALALLDDYALRHRDNVWLHTARGENLELLQRPDEAEASYLQAIALQNDYYRANYALGVLYYNRAVSVNESLRRLPPQQRQERGASIMQQVRGWFIKAQPYLQAAYRKRPDNRNIEQALRQIEQALK; this is encoded by the coding sequence ATGGCAACGTGGAAGTATTTTTCGGTATTGGCAATAGGTTTGCTCATCCGAACGGTTCATGCACAAACGCTCACGCCGCAGGAGTGGGGCAGGCAATTGCGCCGCGACATCCCTGCCGAGCAGGACAGGGCATATGCGATTTACCAATGGATTACCCGCAATATCAGCTACGATTGGGAGGCATACCGCGCCCCCGTAAATCCTGACCAAAGCCCGGCGGCGGTGCTACAGCGAAAAAAAGCCGTTTGTGAAGGTTTTGCCGCGTTGTATCACTTGCTTGCCCGCGAGGCAGGCTTGGCGTGCGTGCAGGTGCGAGGCGTGGTAAAGGGCATACAATATGAAGTCGGCGATGAGATTGCTCGCCCCAACCACGTGTGGAATGCGGTGCGTATTGACGGCCACTGGGAACTGGTAGATGTCACATGGGGCGCAGGCGACGGTAAGAACCAGTTGCCCAACGATACGTATTTCATGATTTCCCCCGAAGACCTTTCGTTTACGCATTTTCCCGAGGAGGAGCGTTGGCAACTGTTAGAACGCCCCATTACACTGCATGAATTTGAGCGCAAACCGATTGTGTATCCTATTTTCAGCGAATTACAGCCGCAACTGCTCCACAACGCCCGTGAACTGATTATTGAAACTTCGCGCGACAGTCTGCAAATTCGTTTGCGAACGCTGCCAACGGCTGTTTTTATGGCAGTAGTAGGCACTGCCGACGGCCGACAGCGCGAAATAAGTGAGGGTATTCAGAACAGATGGGGCAATGTAAGCATCTCGATTGACAGTTTGCAACAGGGGCAATCGTACAGACTGGATATTTTTGCTGCGGCCTCCGATACTGTCCGCGAACTGCGCCAAATGCTGACCTATTTCATTAATTATCAGGGAGGTGCCAAATATGTTACTCGCCCCGACAGCCGAGTCCGCGTGGACAGCATGACCGGAATGCCCACAGGATTTGTGCAAGACTACATCGCACTGCAACAACAAAAAGACTATGCGGGTGCGTTGGCACTGCTGGATGACTATGCCCTCCGCCACCGCGATAATGTATGGTTGCATACGGCAAGGGGCGAAAATTTGGAGCTGTTGCAGCGCCCCGATGAGGCCGAAGCGAGCTATTTGCAGGCCATTGCACTGCAAAACGATTACTACCGCGCCAATTATGCACTTGGCGTGTTGTACTACAACCGTGCCGTCAGTGTGAACGAATCGCTCCGTCGCCTGCCCCCGCAGCAACGGCAGGAACGGGGCGCATCTATTATGCAACAAGTGCGCGGATGGTTTATCAAAGCACAGCCCTATCTGCAAGCTGCTTACCGCAAGCGCCCCGACAATCGGAACATAGAACAGGCTTTGCGGCAGATAGAACAGGCGCTGAAATAG